A window from Urocitellus parryii isolate mUroPar1 chromosome 1, mUroPar1.hap1, whole genome shotgun sequence encodes these proteins:
- the LOC113176325 gene encoding olfactory receptor 14C36-like, with product MANSTMVTEFLLMGFAEGWKLRCLYSMLFLFMYLATFLGNLLIVTVTTADQNLHTPMYFFLRNLSVLDMCYISVTVPTACVNSLTGHRAISVAGCATQIFLVIFCAFVEILFLTIMAWDRYVAICLPLHYSTIINLQLCVRLTLASLLSGLVYAGAHTGNTLQLNFCGSNEVPQFFCDIPSLLRLSCSDTSSNELSILISAVVVCGGCFVFITMSYVRIFSTVLRFPTQEQGKAFSTCIPHILVVTIFLSSISYVYLRPPVTSEAIQDIVLSVFYTIVPPLLNPVLYSLRNKQVKEAVRKVILRRVYSGA from the coding sequence ATGGCCAACTCCACCATGGTGACCGAGTTTCTCCTCATGGGATTTGCTGAAGGCTGGAAACTAAGGTGCCTCTACTCCATGTTATTCTTATTCATGTACCTGGCCACCTTCTTAGGAAACCTTCTCATCGTCACCGTCACCACTGCTGACCAGAacctgcacacacccatgtacttcttcctcaggaaCCTGTCTGTCTTGGACATGTGCTATATTTCCGTCACTGTCCCCACTGCCTGTGTCAACTCTCTCACTGGACACAGGGCCATTTCAGTGGCTGGCTGTGCAACACAGATCTTCTTGGTCATTTTTTGTGCCTTTGTGGAGATTCTTTTTCTCACCATCATGGCCTgggaccgctatgtggccatctgcctgCCCCTCCATTATTCAACTATCATAAACCTCCAACTTTGTGTCCGCCTGACCCTGGCTTCCCTGCTCAGTGGCCTGGTCTACGCAGGTGCACACACTGGAAACACATTACAGCTGAATTTCTGTGGCTCCAACGAGGTCCCTCAGTTCTTCTGTGACATCCCCTCCCTGCTGAGGCTCTCTTGCTCTGATACATCCAGCAATGAGCTCTCCATTCTCATCTCTGCTGTGGTGGTTTGTGGTGGCTGCTTTGTTTTCATCACCATGTCCTATGTGCGCATATTTTCTACTGTGCTCAGGTTCCCCACACAGGAGCAGgggaaggccttctccacctgcatcCCCCACATCCTCGTGGTGACCATCTTCCTCAGTTCTATCTCTTACGTGTATCTAAGGCCGCCAGTGACCTCTGAGGCGATTCAGGACATAGTTCTCTCTGTGTTTTACACTATTGTTCCTCCCCTCTTGAATCCTGTCCTCTACAGTCTCAGAAACAAACAGGTAAAGGAAGCTGTGCGGAAAGTCATATTGAGAAGGGTTTATTCCGGAGCATAA